Proteins from a single region of Streptomyces glaucescens:
- a CDS encoding lasso RiPP family leader peptide-containing protein, with protein MSPSLVDLGHVRDLTLGSSPNGNADANAQYYW; from the coding sequence GTGTCCCCCTCCCTCGTCGATCTCGGACACGTCCGTGACCTGACGTTGGGCAGTTCCCCGAACGGCAACGCCGACGCCAACGCCCAGTACTACTGGTAG
- a CDS encoding ROK family transcriptional regulator, whose protein sequence is MAGIRDFFNGLAGSPKRNENRRKVLLAIAIKADTQVGIARRTVLSQATVSTAVRELEREGLVTGARTDGGRAGRVCLVPTDLVAVGVHVGFNHVTVVARRLDKDHETVSVRANSEGVSRGWNRARPAVQDLIGEAVRDTGCTLSDVFSLGIAVPRMIDPRTNEFTRPVLHPWRSGDDPARDLGEWLGVHAVIDNDANLGALAEQTYGRREHAETVIYVKASTGVGAGIIIHNNLLRGRGGMAGEIGHLTLEPDGVMCQCGGRGCLETVIGAEALVQRVRQARTRTGAADFEHLEDVLRAAREQDPVCMRVIKDAGRTLGSFLAHLCNLINPDVVVVGGQLTECHLLLEGCKESLHRFALPGAVAEDSGSVLELSELGTRAEAQGALVLGLRGQESPKSTV, encoded by the coding sequence ATGGCTGGCATTCGCGACTTCTTCAACGGGTTAGCCGGATCACCGAAACGCAATGAGAACCGCAGGAAGGTACTGCTGGCCATCGCGATCAAGGCGGACACCCAGGTCGGTATCGCCCGGCGCACCGTGCTTTCCCAGGCAACGGTGTCCACCGCGGTCCGGGAACTGGAAAGGGAAGGCTTGGTGACCGGCGCCCGGACGGACGGGGGGCGAGCCGGCAGGGTGTGCCTCGTACCCACCGACCTGGTCGCCGTGGGGGTGCACGTCGGCTTCAACCACGTCACGGTGGTCGCGCGCCGACTGGACAAGGACCACGAGACTGTGTCCGTCCGCGCCAACTCGGAAGGGGTGAGCCGGGGCTGGAACCGCGCCCGCCCGGCCGTCCAGGACCTGATCGGGGAGGCGGTCAGGGACACCGGCTGCACCCTGTCCGACGTCTTCTCGCTCGGCATCGCCGTGCCGCGGATGATCGATCCGCGTACGAACGAGTTCACGCGGCCCGTCCTCCATCCCTGGCGGAGCGGTGACGACCCGGCGCGGGACCTGGGGGAGTGGCTCGGCGTGCACGCGGTCATCGACAACGACGCGAACCTCGGTGCGCTGGCCGAGCAGACGTACGGCCGGCGGGAACACGCGGAGACCGTCATCTACGTCAAGGCCTCCACCGGCGTCGGAGCCGGAATCATCATCCACAACAACCTCCTTCGCGGACGCGGCGGAATGGCCGGGGAGATCGGCCACCTGACCCTGGAGCCGGACGGTGTGATGTGCCAGTGCGGGGGCCGCGGTTGCCTGGAGACCGTGATCGGCGCGGAAGCACTGGTGCAGCGCGTGCGCCAGGCCCGCACCAGGACGGGCGCCGCGGACTTCGAGCACCTTGAGGACGTGCTCCGGGCCGCCCGGGAGCAGGACCCCGTCTGTATGCGCGTGATCAAGGACGCGGGACGCACCCTGGGTTCCTTCCTCGCCCATCTGTGCAATCTCATCAACCCCGATGTCGTAGTCGTGGGCGGCCAGCTCACGGAGTGCCACCTGCTCCTGGAGGGCTGCAAGGAGTCGCTGCACCGCTTCGCCCTCCCCGGCGCAGTCGCCGAGGATTCCGGCTCCGTCCTGGAACTGAGTGAGTTGGGGACGCGGGCCGAGGCTCAGGGAGCCCTCGTCCTCGGGCTGCGCGGTCAGGAAAGCCCGAAGAGCACGGTGTGA